The Vidua chalybeata isolate OUT-0048 chromosome 6, bVidCha1 merged haplotype, whole genome shotgun sequence genome has a segment encoding these proteins:
- the AP5M1 gene encoding AP-5 complex subunit mu-1 codes for MALRALWLLRHDPAAGGAVLFSRRYPTVELRAETFNGSTHVPVPSDSAFLKALLFELRLVDEHVFVEQRDTCTRINHSCVYSVSTAAGELWPVLAFHKSGLIYACVPLVEGTLEPRPPLLTVSGLSQGLALLLGIMDYVSPSRKNEAELSSKVGQLRNLLIQACPLGTPLNTNIRSLNSSFEDIQEMPADKEQPAWRSCTYKGKPQVHVCITEKVKCMQYDQRDVVDTWQVYGAVNCKCDIEGSAPNVTLSLTLPTNAPPLQDIVVHHCVTSVDPAMLMSTSAEPLHDSVYNGPYKFPFIPPSDSFNLCYYTSQVPVPPILGCYQLVEEGSQIKITVNLKLHESIKNSFEYCEARIPFFNRGPIAQLEYKVSYGQLDLSREKSLLVWVIGQKFPKSLEISLTGTVSFGTAGKEHPTDYVCTGNTAYVKLYFRIPDFTLTGCYVDQHSVQIFVPGKPKITATRELISSDYYIWNSKAPAPMVYKPLFD; via the exons ATGGCCCTGCGGGCGCTGTGGCTCCTCAGGCACGACCCCGCGGCCGGCGGCGCCGTGCTCTTCTCCAG GCGCTACCCCACGGTCGAGCTGCGCGCCGAGACCTTCAACGGCTCCACGCACGTCCCCGTCCCCTCGGACAGCGCCTTCCTCAAGGCCCTGCTCTTCGAGCTGAGGCTGGTGGACGAGCACGTTTTCGTGGAGCAGCGGGACACCTGCACCAGGATCAACCACTCCTGCGTGTACTCCGTGTCCACCGCCGCGGGGGAGCTCTGGCCCGTGCTGGCCTTCCACAAGAGCGGCCTCATCTACGCCTGCGTCCCGCTGGTGGAGGGGACCCTGGAGCCACGGCCACCCCTCCTCACCGTCAGCGGGCTCTCGCAGGGACTGGCTCTGTTGTTGGGCATCATGGACTACGTCTCTCCCAGCCGGAAAAACGaggctgagctgagcagcaAGGTGGGGCAGCTCCGAAATCTGCTGATCCAGGCCTGTCCCCTGGGCACCCCCCTGAACACCAACATCCGCAGCCTGAACAGCTCCTTCGAGGACATCCAGGAGATGCCTGCGGATAAGGAGCAGCCAGCCTGGAGATCCTGCACCTACAAGGGCAAGCCTCAGGTTCATGTCTGCATCACTGAGAAGGTCAAGTGTATGCAGTATGACCAGAGGGATGTGGTGGACACGTGGCAAGTTTATGGAGCTGTGAACTGCAAG TGTGACATAGAGGGATCTGCACCAAACGTCACCCTCAGCCTGACCCTCCCGACGAACGCGCCGCCGCTCCAGGACATCGTGGTCCATCACTGTGTGACCTCCGTGGACCCTGCCATGCTCATGTCCACCAGTGCTGAGCCTCTGCATGATTCTGTGTACAATGGACCTTACAAATTCCCTTTCATTCCTCCTTCAGACTCCTTCAACCTGTGTTACTACACTTCCCAG GTTCCTGTTCCACCAATTTTGGGGTGTTACCAACTCGTTGAAGAAGGATCACAGATAAAAATAACAGTTAATTTAAAACTCCATGAAAGCATAAAGAATTCTTTTGAGTACTGTGAAGCTCGTATACCTTTCTTCAACAG GGGCCCCATTGCTCAGTTAGAGTACAAAGTTAGTTATGGCCAACTGGATTTGTCCCGGGAGAAGAGCCTCCTGGTTTGGGTCATTG GACAGAAGTTCCCCAAATCTTTGGAGATTTCCCTGACTGGAACTGTGTCTTTTGGCACCGCAGGCAAAGAGCACCCGACTGATTATGTGTGCACTGGGAACACTGCTTATGTAAAA CTGTATTTTAGGATCCCAGATTTTACGCTTACTGGATGTTACGTAGACCAGCATTCTGTTCAGATCTTTGTTCCAGGGAAACCCAAAATTACTGCAA cCCGGGAATTGATTTCTTCTGATTACTACATCTGGAATTCCAAAGCACCAGCACCTATGGTGTACAAACCCTTATTTGACTAA